In Brassica rapa cultivar Chiifu-401-42 chromosome A06, CAAS_Brap_v3.01, whole genome shotgun sequence, a single window of DNA contains:
- the LOC103872059 gene encoding F-box/FBD/LRR-repeat protein At1g13570 isoform X2 yields the protein MGESPDLISDLPQSILENILTHLSIRDAIRTSLLSTKWRYKWSTLTDLAFDEKCVSPSTDRALVETNLVRFITGVLLLHQGPIHKFHLSTSFLQCRPDIDQWLLFLSRNGIKELVLELGEGEFRVPSCLFQCLKLTRLELCHCEFDPPKSFNGFSSLKSLTLHQILVSPEAIESLISGCPLLEFLSLSYFDSLVLSISAPNLMYLYLDGEFKDIFLENTPKLVAISVSMYMHEDVADFEQSSDYNLVKFLGGVPLLEKLVGYIYFTKYLSIGDDPGRLPITYIHLKTIELYQVSFEDANEVLVLLRLVTHSPNLKELKVSASPIQLFPLEEESFDLFERDYFEYKLPRLETVRMTDVSGIRNELEFIRFLMGTSPVLETVIVTSSLSDKDARMEMVVELLRFPRVSPRAQLLFLQD from the exons ATGGGTGAATCTCCTGATCTCATAAGCGATCTACCTCAGAGCATACTAGAGAACATCCTCACTCACCTCTCCATCCGAGACGCGATCAGAACAAGCCTCCTATCCACCAAATGGAGATACAAATGGTCCACACTCACCGACCTCGCCTTCGACGAGAAATGCGTCTCCCCCTCAACCGACCGGGCCCTTGTCGAGACCAATCTCGTCAGATTCATAACCGgtgtcctcctcctccaccaagGACCCATCCACAAGTTCCACCTCTCCACCTCCTTCCTGCAATGCCGCCCCGACATCGACCAGTGGCTCCTCTTCCTCTCCAGGAACGGGATCAAGGAGCTTGTCCTCGAGCTAGGAGAAGGAGAGTTCAGAGTCCCTTCTTGTCTCTTCCAATGTCTGAAACTCACGCGTCTGGAGCTCTGCCACTGCGAGTTCGACCCTCCAAAGTCTTTCAACGGCTTCTCCTCTCTCAAGTCTCTTACCCTCCACCAGATCCTAGTCTCCCCTGAGGCCATTGAGAGTTTGATCTCCGGATGTCCGCTTCTCGAGTTCTTGTCTTTGTCTTACTTCGACAGCTTGGTCCTGAGCATATCGGCTCCGAATCTCATGTACTTGTATCTAGACGGCGAGTTCAAGGACATTTTCCTGGAGAACACGCCGAAGCTGGTGGCGATATCGGTTTCGATGTATATGCATGAGGATGTTGCTGATTTTGAGCAGAGTTCGGATTATAATCTTGTTAAGTTCCTTGGTGGTGTGCCTCTTCTTGAGAAGCTTGTTGGTTATATCTACTTCACTAAG TATTTGAGCATAGGAGATGACCCGGGAAGGCTTCCGATTACTTACATTCATCTCAAGACTATAGAACTTTACCAAGTGAGTTTTGAAGATGCTAATGAGGTACTTGTACTTCTTCGTTTGGTCACTCACTCTCCTAACCTCAAAGAGCTCAAAGTTTCG GCTTCACCGATCCAACTGTTTCCTCTAGAAGAAGAAAGTTTCGACCTTTTCGAAAGAGACTACTTCGAGTACAAACTCCCGAGGCTAGAAACGGTGAGGATGACAGACGTTTCCGGGATAAGGAATGAGTTGGAGTTTATAAGATTCTTGATGGGAACTTCACCAGTTCTGGAGACGGTCATTGTAACATCGAGTTTGTCAGATAAAGATGCGAGGATGGAGATGGTTGTGGAACTGCTCAGGTTCCCGCGTGTTTCTCCTCGAGCTCAGTTACTCTTCCTTCAAGATTGA
- the LOC108870343 gene encoding phytosulfokines 1: MMKTKSKALIIFFTLVLLLSMASSVLPREDGFAPPKPSPSSTQVSSRKGDGDGVDQCKSSDSEEECLVKKTVAAHTDYIYTQDLKSSP; the protein is encoded by the exons ATGATGAAGACTAAGAGTAAAGCGTTGATCATCTTCTTCACTCTAGTTCTGCTTCTAAGCATGGCCTCAAGTGTTCTTCCAAGAGAAGATGGTTTTGCTCCTCCTAAACCATCTCCCTCTTCCACTCAAGTAAGTTC TAGAAAAGGTGATGGAGATGGAGTAGATCAGTGCAAGAGTTCGGACAGTGAAGAAGAATGTCTTGTTAAGAAGACCGTAGCTGCTCACACCGATTACATCTATACACAAGACTTAAAGTCATCTCCTTGA
- the LOC103872059 gene encoding F-box/FBD/LRR-repeat protein At1g13570 isoform X1 — MFRGSKMGESPDLISDLPQSILENILTHLSIRDAIRTSLLSTKWRYKWSTLTDLAFDEKCVSPSTDRALVETNLVRFITGVLLLHQGPIHKFHLSTSFLQCRPDIDQWLLFLSRNGIKELVLELGEGEFRVPSCLFQCLKLTRLELCHCEFDPPKSFNGFSSLKSLTLHQILVSPEAIESLISGCPLLEFLSLSYFDSLVLSISAPNLMYLYLDGEFKDIFLENTPKLVAISVSMYMHEDVADFEQSSDYNLVKFLGGVPLLEKLVGYIYFTKYLSIGDDPGRLPITYIHLKTIELYQVSFEDANEVLVLLRLVTHSPNLKELKVSASPIQLFPLEEESFDLFERDYFEYKLPRLETVRMTDVSGIRNELEFIRFLMGTSPVLETVIVTSSLSDKDARMEMVVELLRFPRVSPRAQLLFLQD, encoded by the exons ATGTTCCGTGGATCAAAG ATGGGTGAATCTCCTGATCTCATAAGCGATCTACCTCAGAGCATACTAGAGAACATCCTCACTCACCTCTCCATCCGAGACGCGATCAGAACAAGCCTCCTATCCACCAAATGGAGATACAAATGGTCCACACTCACCGACCTCGCCTTCGACGAGAAATGCGTCTCCCCCTCAACCGACCGGGCCCTTGTCGAGACCAATCTCGTCAGATTCATAACCGgtgtcctcctcctccaccaagGACCCATCCACAAGTTCCACCTCTCCACCTCCTTCCTGCAATGCCGCCCCGACATCGACCAGTGGCTCCTCTTCCTCTCCAGGAACGGGATCAAGGAGCTTGTCCTCGAGCTAGGAGAAGGAGAGTTCAGAGTCCCTTCTTGTCTCTTCCAATGTCTGAAACTCACGCGTCTGGAGCTCTGCCACTGCGAGTTCGACCCTCCAAAGTCTTTCAACGGCTTCTCCTCTCTCAAGTCTCTTACCCTCCACCAGATCCTAGTCTCCCCTGAGGCCATTGAGAGTTTGATCTCCGGATGTCCGCTTCTCGAGTTCTTGTCTTTGTCTTACTTCGACAGCTTGGTCCTGAGCATATCGGCTCCGAATCTCATGTACTTGTATCTAGACGGCGAGTTCAAGGACATTTTCCTGGAGAACACGCCGAAGCTGGTGGCGATATCGGTTTCGATGTATATGCATGAGGATGTTGCTGATTTTGAGCAGAGTTCGGATTATAATCTTGTTAAGTTCCTTGGTGGTGTGCCTCTTCTTGAGAAGCTTGTTGGTTATATCTACTTCACTAAG TATTTGAGCATAGGAGATGACCCGGGAAGGCTTCCGATTACTTACATTCATCTCAAGACTATAGAACTTTACCAAGTGAGTTTTGAAGATGCTAATGAGGTACTTGTACTTCTTCGTTTGGTCACTCACTCTCCTAACCTCAAAGAGCTCAAAGTTTCG GCTTCACCGATCCAACTGTTTCCTCTAGAAGAAGAAAGTTTCGACCTTTTCGAAAGAGACTACTTCGAGTACAAACTCCCGAGGCTAGAAACGGTGAGGATGACAGACGTTTCCGGGATAAGGAATGAGTTGGAGTTTATAAGATTCTTGATGGGAACTTCACCAGTTCTGGAGACGGTCATTGTAACATCGAGTTTGTCAGATAAAGATGCGAGGATGGAGATGGTTGTGGAACTGCTCAGGTTCCCGCGTGTTTCTCCTCGAGCTCAGTTACTCTTCCTTCAAGATTGA
- the LOC103872064 gene encoding basic leucine zipper 43 — translation MNTIPAELTGYFQYVSPEIYNNQTPITESEYFKMPSSPTSASSFYYINDLMTNNNNNYSSSSNVQDPVTSNNSTSDDDHRQSMVIDERKQRRMISNRESARRSRMRKQRHLDELWSQVIRLRTDNHCLIDKLNRVSESHQLALKENAKLKEETSNLKQLISEIKSNNFLRELEDSISNSRSDSNQMGRDFELC, via the coding sequence ATGAACACAATTCCAGCGGAACTCACTGGATACTTCCAATATGTATCACCTGAAATATACAATAACCAAACACCAATCACGGAGTCTGAATACTTTAAGATGCCCTCTTCACCTACTTCTGCTTCCTCCTTCTACTACATCAACGATCTGATGACCAACAATAACAACAACTACTCTTCATCATCCAACGTTCAGGATCCAGTGACGAGTAACAATTCAACATCAGACGACGATCACCGACAAAGCATGGTCATCGATGAGAGGAAACAAAGAAGGATGATCTCTAATAGAGAATCTGCTCGTAGGTCAAGGATGAGAAAGCAGAGACATCTCGATGAGCTTTGGTCTCAAGTGATAAGACTCCGTACTGATAACCATTGTCTTATCGATAAGCTAAACCGCGTATCTGAAAGCCATCAGCTTGCTTTGAAGGAGAACGCTAAGCTTAAAGAGGAAACTTCTAATCTCAAACAGCTAATCTCTGAGATAAAATCCAACAATTTTCTAAGAGAGCTTGAAGATTCGATATCAAACTCTAGATCGGATTCGAACCAAATGGGCAGAGATTTTGAGTTATGTTAA
- the AAPT1 gene encoding choline/ethanolaminephosphotransferase 1 yields MGYIGAHGVAALHRYKYSGVDHSYLAKYVLQPFWTRFVKVFPLWMPPNMITLMGFMFLVTSSLLGYIYSPQLDSPPPRWVHFAHGLLLFLYQTFDAVDGKQARRTNSSSPLGELFDHGCDALACAFEAMAFGSTAMCGRDTFWFWVISAIPFYGATWEHYFTNTLILPVINGPTEGLALIFVSHFFTAIVGAEWWAQQLGQSIPLFSWVPFVNAIQTSRAVLYMMIAFAVIPTVAFNVSNVYKVVQSRKGSMLLALAMLYPFVVLLGGVLIWDYLSPINLIETYPHLVVLGTGLAFGFLVGRMILAHLCDEPKGLKTNMCLSLVYLPFALANALTARLNDGVPLVDELWVLLGYCIFTVSLYLHFATSVIHEITTALGIYCFRITRKEA; encoded by the exons ATGGGTTACATAGGAGCACATGGTGTGGCAGCACTTCATAGGTACAAATACAGTGGAGTGGATCACTCTTATCTTGCCAAATACGTGCTTCAACCTTTTTGGACTCGTTTTGTCAAAGTCTTCCCTCTCTGGATGCC ACCAAACATG ATAACGCTTATGGGGTTCATGTTTCTAGTCACATCTTCTCTGCTAGGCTAC ATATATTCACCACAGTTGGATTCTCCTCCTCCACGATGGGTTCACTTCGCACATGGTTTACTTCTATTCTTGTATCAG ACATTCGATGCGGTTGATGGGAAGCAAGCAAGAAGGACAAATTCCTCTAGCCCCTTAGGAGAGCTCTTCGATCATG GTTGTGATGCACTTGCTTGTGCG TTTGAAGCCATGGCATTTGGAAGCACTGCAATGTGTGGAAGAGATACTTTTTGGTTCTGGGTTATTTCAGCTATTCCCTTCTATGGAGCTACATGGGAGCA CTATTTCACCAACACACTTATTCTTCCGGTCATCAATGGACCTACAGAGGGTCTTGCACTTATATTCGTCAGCCACTTCTTCACAGCCATTGTCG GTGCTGAATGGTGGGCTCAGCAATTGGGGCAGTCCATACCATTGTTTAGTTGGGTGCCATTTGTTAAtg CGATCCAAACTTCCAGAGCAGTCCTATATATGATGATCGCTTTTGCCGTTATACCAACAGTCGCATTCAA TGTGTCAAATGTCTACAAAGTTGTTCAATCAAGAAAAGGGAGCATGCTGTTAGCATTAGCTATG CTGTATCCTTTCGTGGTTCTTCTTGGAGGTGTTTTGATATG GGATTACTTGTCACCAATCAACCTCATAGAAACATACCCTCACTTGGTTGTTCTTGGAACTGGACTTGCATTTGGATTTCTAGTG GGAAGAATGATTCTTGCTCACTTGTGTGATGAGCCGAAAGGACTAAAAACAAACATGTGCTTG TCTCTAGTCTACCTTCCATTTGCACTTGCAAACGCTTTAACCGCAAGATTGAATGATGG GGTTCCTCTAGTTGATGAGTTATGGGTTCTCCTTGGCTACTGTATATTCACAG TGTCATTATACTTGCACTTCGCCACATCTGTCATCCATGAGATCACTACTGCTCTTGGAATCTACTGTTTCAG GATCACGCGTAAAGAAGCTTGA